From a region of the Mycoplasma miroungigenitalium genome:
- a CDS encoding zinc-dependent alcohol dehydrogenase produces MAKMKAFVVRSPRNWSVETVDVPEPKEKEVLIKMETSGICHTDLHAANYDWLVEPKYPLIPGHEGIGIVEKLGPGCTHLKVGDRVCLAWLHDACGHCEFCLDGKETLCPNQNMSAYTKDGSYAEYAIGHEDFVGIVPKGLDLITGAPVVCAGVTTYKAIKQAKLRPGDFVAVIGVGGLGQLAIQYAKAMGYRPIGIDLTDEKCELALKSGAEFAFNSKKVDAVAKVIEVTEGGVHGVVNTSVATPAAVQGMEMLRRGGRQVLVGLPAKDKLGKDEFPVSVFWTVLCERELAGSIVGTRKDLKEALDYAARGLVKSEVTKVVKLEDVADIFEKLEKGEFIGRAVIDYRK; encoded by the coding sequence ATGGCTAAAATGAAAGCTTTTGTGGTACGCTCGCCACGTAATTGAAGCGTTGAAACAGTAGATGTTCCAGAACCAAAAGAAAAAGAAGTTCTAATCAAAATGGAAACAAGCGGTATTTGTCATACTGACTTACACGCTGCAAACTATGATTGATTAGTTGAACCTAAATACCCATTAATTCCAGGACATGAAGGAATTGGAATTGTTGAAAAATTAGGTCCTGGTTGTACACACCTAAAGGTTGGAGATAGAGTTTGCTTAGCTTGACTACATGACGCATGTGGACACTGTGAATTCTGTCTAGACGGTAAAGAAACATTATGTCCAAACCAAAACATGTCTGCATATACCAAAGATGGTTCATATGCCGAATATGCAATCGGACACGAAGACTTTGTGGGAATTGTCCCTAAAGGTTTAGATTTAATTACTGGTGCTCCAGTTGTATGTGCTGGTGTTACAACTTATAAAGCTATTAAACAAGCAAAACTACGCCCAGGTGACTTTGTTGCTGTGATTGGTGTTGGAGGGCTAGGACAATTAGCTATTCAATATGCAAAAGCAATGGGTTACCGTCCAATTGGTATCGACTTAACTGATGAAAAATGCGAATTAGCATTAAAATCAGGTGCCGAATTTGCTTTTAACTCTAAAAAAGTTGATGCAGTTGCAAAAGTTATCGAAGTTACGGAAGGTGGAGTTCACGGTGTTGTAAACACATCAGTTGCTACTCCTGCCGCAGTTCAAGGTATGGAAATGCTACGTCGTGGAGGTCGTCAAGTATTAGTTGGATTACCAGCTAAAGATAAATTAGGCAAAGACGAATTCCCTGTTTCAGTATTCTGAACAGTTCTATGTGAACGTGAACTAGCGGGTTCAATCGTTGGTACACGTAAAGATCTAAAAGAAGCATTAGACTATGCTGCAAGAGGTCTTGTTAAATCAGAAGTTACAAAAGTTGTTAAACTAGAAGATGTTGCTGATATCTTTGAAAAACTTGAAAAAGGCGAATTCATTGGTAGAGCAGTTATTGACTACAGAAAATAA
- a CDS encoding ribonuclease J encodes MKPTRLVAIGGVQEIGQSSLFVEYDNNIFIIDAGIKFADTAQTGIKGIIPDYSYLAQNKEKIRGLFITHGHEDHIGGVVYLVKQVPIKKIFAPRIAIQYLKLKFDEHKINKGIEFVEIEKAAVHKFGKCSVDFWSAQHSIPDAFGIRVNTPNGSVMCTGDFRFDYNPIGESYTDFARLDQIGKEGLTVLLSDSTNAMRPDHSPSENDILKDIEKYMRQATRKIIVTAFASNLTRVKAIIELAAKLGKKVATFGRSMVNGVKIGRKLGYIKVDNKVLVDKKQVANVPEKDLVILTTGSQGEQLAALARMSHGKHQSVKIEKGDLIIFSSSPIPGNHMVIELLVNRLAKLGADIKENGVDGYLHTSGHAYKHEHDKIFQLTKPKYFIPYHGEYRMSIVHGQSAVRNGVDPKNIFIPEKGRVYNIINHEVFETDERIEYGPVYIDGNNTLNLNANIIKERQKLAESGFVNICLTIDRKKNIILGRPTLISRGAFYVKTSLDLVTEAKRVAHGAALYYIKNNESWNVVELKQLIVDRLENLFYKEKRRKPIIIPTILFTDDGDEPAFANSSINFAKKGKETDTKTRKLLKDVKSEMFGDKSEIDDDIHDDEEDIE; translated from the coding sequence ATGAAACCAACAAGATTAGTGGCCATTGGTGGCGTACAAGAAATCGGACAGTCATCTTTATTTGTTGAATATGACAACAATATTTTTATTATTGATGCAGGTATTAAATTTGCTGATACTGCTCAAACAGGAATTAAGGGAATTATTCCTGATTATTCATATTTAGCGCAAAACAAAGAAAAAATTCGTGGTTTATTTATAACTCACGGACACGAGGACCATATTGGAGGGGTAGTTTATTTAGTTAAACAAGTTCCGATAAAGAAAATTTTCGCGCCTAGAATTGCAATACAATATTTAAAATTAAAATTCGATGAACACAAGATTAATAAAGGTATTGAATTTGTTGAAATTGAAAAAGCTGCAGTTCATAAATTTGGAAAATGTTCAGTAGATTTCTGATCAGCTCAACACTCGATTCCTGATGCTTTTGGTATTAGAGTTAACACTCCAAATGGTTCAGTAATGTGTACTGGCGACTTTAGATTTGATTACAACCCAATTGGCGAAAGCTACACAGATTTCGCTAGATTGGACCAAATTGGCAAAGAAGGACTGACTGTGTTATTATCTGATTCAACTAACGCAATGAGACCCGATCATTCTCCTTCAGAAAATGATATTCTAAAAGACATTGAAAAATACATGCGTCAAGCAACTAGAAAAATTATTGTTACCGCTTTTGCTTCTAACTTAACTCGTGTTAAGGCTATTATTGAATTAGCTGCAAAACTCGGCAAAAAAGTTGCAACCTTTGGTCGTTCAATGGTGAATGGTGTAAAAATCGGTCGTAAATTAGGGTACATTAAAGTTGATAACAAGGTTTTAGTTGATAAAAAACAAGTTGCGAATGTACCTGAAAAAGATTTAGTTATCTTAACAACTGGTAGTCAGGGTGAACAATTAGCCGCCTTAGCTCGTATGTCTCATGGTAAACATCAAAGCGTAAAAATCGAAAAAGGCGACTTAATTATTTTCTCATCAAGCCCAATTCCTGGAAATCACATGGTTATTGAACTTTTAGTTAATAGATTGGCTAAATTGGGTGCCGATATCAAAGAAAATGGTGTAGATGGTTACTTGCATACATCTGGACACGCATATAAACATGAACACGACAAAATTTTTCAATTGACCAAACCAAAATATTTTATTCCCTACCATGGTGAATACAGAATGAGTATTGTTCATGGCCAAAGCGCTGTGCGTAATGGTGTAGACCCCAAAAATATATTTATTCCTGAAAAAGGCAGAGTTTATAACATAATAAATCATGAAGTTTTTGAAACTGATGAACGCATTGAATATGGCCCAGTTTATATTGATGGCAATAATACGCTTAACTTAAACGCTAATATTATCAAGGAAAGACAAAAACTTGCTGAAAGCGGTTTCGTTAATATTTGTTTAACGATTGACCGCAAAAAAAATATTATTTTAGGGAGACCAACACTAATTTCAAGAGGGGCTTTTTATGTCAAAACTTCCCTTGATTTGGTTACTGAGGCAAAACGTGTAGCTCATGGTGCTGCGCTGTATTACATCAAAAACAATGAATCATGAAATGTTGTTGAACTTAAACAATTAATAGTTGATAGATTAGAAAACTTGTTCTATAAGGAAAAACGTCGTAAACCAATAATAATTCCGACAATTTTATTCACTGATGATGGTGATGAACCAGCATTCGCAAATTCGTCAATTAATTTTGCTAAAAAAGGCAAAGAAACAGATACTAAAACTAGAAAATTGTTGAAGGATGTTAAATCTGAAATGTTCGGTGATAAATCAGAAATTGATGATGACATTCATGATGATGAAGAAGACATTGAGTAG
- a CDS encoding glycosyltransferase encodes MKNKSLWRQKAPLIELKSRPLRVVIIGDSFIPMVDGVVRVMENYIEQFQNKGIEFLVLAPAYSDYDLKKDLELDYKPMRIKCSLIKWGGYQVIRTPLVKSELLDIDKFNPDIVHVHSPFFAGNIGLQLKKRYNIPLIITMHTNFKMAISKSANSAIIGQIGGLVVQQFIKNTDGIFHVSRSSMIESGLDLTQNKHFIVPNGTKFKFPYNHEFLKHQAIEKYNIDSNKFNLLFVSRFVWEKNIKLMLDSYKKLIQINPKYHLTMVGGDWKYDEVVEYAKSIGVYEHINFTGIVRDCDLLKGLYLSHDLLLFPSVFDTFGLVIHEAASQGLPSLVIKNSAAAESIVDGFNGFTCMENIDSLVENIIHIFSEPEKLKIVGEASKTMVYDWSKIIDKSLKNYIDIIKNFYDSARLKRFEKLSVKIRNKFKK; translated from the coding sequence ATGAAAAATAAATCACTATGAAGACAAAAAGCACCATTAATTGAACTTAAATCAAGACCTTTAAGAGTTGTAATCATTGGGGATTCTTTCATTCCGATGGTTGATGGAGTAGTTCGAGTAATGGAAAACTATATCGAACAATTTCAAAATAAAGGTATTGAATTTTTGGTGTTAGCACCCGCTTATTCTGACTATGATTTGAAAAAGGATTTAGAATTAGACTACAAACCAATGCGAATTAAATGCAGTCTTATAAAATGAGGGGGCTATCAAGTTATTCGTACGCCTCTAGTTAAATCGGAACTACTGGATATAGACAAATTTAATCCGGATATTGTTCATGTGCACTCACCATTTTTCGCAGGAAATATCGGATTACAACTTAAAAAACGTTATAACATACCTTTAATAATCACTATGCACACTAATTTTAAAATGGCAATTTCAAAATCTGCTAACAGTGCAATAATTGGTCAAATTGGTGGATTAGTAGTTCAACAATTTATAAAAAATACAGATGGTATTTTTCACGTTTCTCGTTCTTCTATGATTGAGAGCGGTCTTGATTTAACTCAAAACAAGCATTTTATTGTGCCAAACGGAACTAAATTTAAATTTCCATATAACCATGAATTTTTAAAACATCAAGCGATTGAAAAATACAATATTGATTCAAATAAATTTAATCTCTTATTTGTTTCTCGTTTTGTTTGAGAAAAAAATATTAAACTAATGTTAGACTCATACAAAAAACTTATTCAAATTAATCCAAAATACCATTTAACTATGGTTGGTGGTGATTGAAAATATGATGAGGTAGTTGAATACGCAAAGTCAATTGGCGTTTATGAACATATTAATTTTACTGGCATAGTCAGAGATTGTGATTTACTAAAAGGCCTATATCTTAGTCATGATCTACTATTATTTCCGTCGGTTTTTGATACATTTGGCTTAGTTATTCACGAAGCCGCTTCCCAAGGGTTACCTAGTTTGGTGATAAAAAACTCAGCTGCTGCTGAAAGCATCGTAGATGGTTTCAATGGCTTTACTTGTATGGAAAATATTGATTCCTTAGTTGAAAACATTATCCATATTTTTTCTGAACCCGAGAAATTAAAAATTGTCGGCGAAGCTTCTAAAACAATGGTTTATGACTGGTCTAAAATAATTGATAAATCATTGAAAAATTATATTGATATTATTAAAAATTTTTATGACTCAGCAAGACTAAAAAGATTTGAAAAATTATCAGTAAAAATTAGAAACAAATTCAAAAAATAA
- the mf1 gene encoding diacylglycerol cholinephosphotransferase Mf1, with the protein MNLTQLKTFNLLKQFLEIANKHKLKYSIFYGSMLGAIRHGGFIPWDDDIDILVPKESWDLLIKIYPNLIKHSKNSNNPLLFGKFTNDSETDEDATFLDIFVAVKTSRKNLKKYNSLSTKIRYLKNFTKRKLFKRQWGMRIIKFLLLWTWLWPKFSFDQAYEMLNVPYGDIDFVITWPSNKEVKRASKVAIDWNNLISVKFEDVQVNIFKNYEEFFVSTYGPNWNIPKKYFMSEHLGLYDMDVFTKKKKETTKHEK; encoded by the coding sequence ATGAATTTAACGCAACTTAAAACATTTAATTTATTAAAACAATTTCTCGAAATTGCAAATAAACATAAATTGAAATATTCAATTTTTTATGGGTCTATGCTTGGGGCAATAAGACATGGTGGATTTATTCCTTGGGATGATGATATTGATATTTTAGTACCAAAAGAATCGTGAGATTTGTTGATAAAAATTTATCCCAATCTTATCAAACATTCTAAAAACAGTAATAATCCATTATTATTTGGCAAGTTTACAAATGATTCTGAAACCGATGAAGATGCTACATTTTTAGATATTTTTGTTGCTGTTAAAACGTCGCGGAAAAATCTAAAAAAATATAATTCCTTATCAACAAAAATAAGATATTTAAAAAACTTTACTAAAAGAAAATTATTTAAACGACAATGAGGCATGCGAATTATTAAATTCTTGTTACTTTGAACCTGATTATGGCCAAAATTTTCCTTCGACCAAGCATATGAAATGCTAAATGTTCCTTATGGAGACATTGATTTTGTTATAACTTGACCTAGCAATAAGGAAGTTAAGCGAGCTTCTAAAGTTGCAATTGATTGGAATAATCTAATTTCGGTTAAATTTGAAGATGTTCAAGTTAATATATTTAAAAATTATGAGGAATTTTTTGTCTCAACATACGGGCCTAATTGGAATATACCTAAGAAATATTTTATGTCGGAGCATTTAGGGTTATACGACATGGATGTATTCACTAAAAAGAAGAAAGAAACGACAAAACATGAAAAATAA
- a CDS encoding ATP-dependent Clp protease ATP-binding subunit has product MDFNFDDIFGNLNPNQKNNGEKEDALKKYGRNLTDLATRNELEPIINRDDEIRRMIRILSRKTKNNPVLVGEPGVGKTAIVEGLARKIVEGQVPENLKGKDIFELDLAALIAGASYQGQFEQRLKAVLKRIEESNGDIILFIDEIHMLIGTGRNQDSAMDAANIFKPLMARGKLHLIGATTFDEYRKYIEKDAALERRMQKIDVLEPSVEDTVAILRGIKERFENFHNVKIQDDALVAAARLSSRYISDRFLPDKAIDLIDEAASTIKTEINFKPEELEKSQQKLAILEMEKIALSPNKDAKEKNKTRLCELDELINSENSVIDALQKKWDFEKARLEKLSSAKSKLENLKHILNIYQKDADYEKASRVLYVEIPNLENEIKDLENEINNSNASLIKDTVTSEEIATIVSKWTKIPVTKLLESDKNKLLNLEKELKQRIKGQDHAVSLVAQAVLRAKANINDPDRPLASFLFSGPTGVGKTELARALAYSLFDSEKQMIRVDMSEYMEKHSVSKIIGAPPGYVGFDSSTSLTERIRKNPYTILLFDEIEKAHRDVLNILLQILDNGAITDSKGRVINCRNLIIIMTSNIAADVKEQLEQMPSVKAELLKFLSPEFVNRIDEVIKFAHLEQDSVNAIVELELNKLAARIKESKSISLKFTEKAVEFIGKASYDHQFGARPIRRYIQNKVEGLIAYKIIEGEMIADGEYTLDIFAGNFVIK; this is encoded by the coding sequence ATGGATTTTAATTTTGATGATATCTTTGGTAATTTAAACCCAAATCAAAAAAATAATGGAGAAAAAGAAGATGCATTAAAAAAATATGGTCGCAATTTAACTGATTTAGCAACCAGAAACGAATTAGAACCAATCATTAATCGTGATGATGAAATTCGTCGGATGATTCGTATTTTGAGTCGTAAAACAAAGAATAATCCAGTCCTAGTTGGTGAACCCGGAGTTGGTAAAACGGCAATTGTTGAAGGTTTAGCTAGAAAAATTGTTGAGGGACAGGTTCCAGAAAACTTAAAAGGTAAGGATATTTTTGAATTAGATTTAGCTGCATTAATAGCCGGCGCATCGTACCAAGGTCAATTTGAACAAAGATTGAAAGCAGTTTTAAAACGTATTGAAGAAAGCAATGGAGATATTATTTTATTTATTGATGAAATTCATATGTTGATCGGAACAGGTCGCAATCAGGACAGTGCCATGGACGCAGCCAATATCTTTAAACCGTTAATGGCTCGTGGTAAATTGCATTTAATTGGTGCTACAACATTTGATGAATATCGTAAATACATCGAAAAAGATGCCGCTTTGGAAAGAAGAATGCAAAAAATTGATGTATTGGAACCCAGTGTTGAAGATACAGTAGCTATTTTAAGGGGTATTAAGGAAAGATTTGAGAACTTTCATAATGTGAAAATTCAGGATGATGCATTGGTTGCCGCCGCTAGACTATCTTCGAGATATATTTCGGATCGTTTTTTACCAGATAAGGCAATCGATTTAATTGATGAAGCTGCTTCAACAATTAAAACTGAAATTAACTTTAAACCAGAAGAACTTGAAAAATCACAACAAAAATTAGCTATTTTAGAAATGGAAAAAATTGCATTAAGTCCAAATAAAGATGCTAAAGAGAAAAATAAAACAAGATTATGCGAACTTGATGAATTGATTAATAGTGAAAATAGTGTTATTGACGCATTACAAAAGAAATGGGATTTTGAAAAAGCTAGATTGGAAAAACTTTCAAGCGCTAAGTCGAAACTGGAAAACTTGAAACATATCTTGAATATATATCAAAAAGATGCGGACTACGAAAAAGCATCAAGAGTGTTGTATGTCGAAATTCCAAACCTAGAAAACGAAATCAAAGATTTAGAAAACGAAATTAACAACTCTAACGCGTCTTTAATTAAGGATACAGTTACGAGTGAAGAAATTGCCACCATCGTTTCAAAATGAACAAAAATTCCTGTAACAAAACTTCTTGAAAGTGATAAAAATAAACTATTAAATCTTGAAAAAGAATTAAAACAAAGAATTAAAGGACAAGACCACGCAGTATCATTAGTAGCCCAAGCAGTATTAAGAGCAAAAGCTAATATAAATGATCCTGACAGACCATTAGCTAGTTTTCTATTTTCTGGTCCAACCGGTGTTGGTAAAACTGAATTAGCTAGAGCATTAGCTTATTCATTATTTGATTCAGAAAAACAGATGATCAGAGTCGATATGTCTGAATATATGGAAAAACACTCAGTTTCTAAAATAATTGGTGCGCCTCCTGGATATGTTGGATTTGATTCTTCTACTTCTCTTACTGAAAGAATTAGAAAAAACCCATACACAATATTATTATTTGACGAGATAGAAAAAGCACACAGAGATGTATTGAATATTTTGTTGCAAATTTTAGACAATGGAGCTATTACTGATTCAAAAGGTAGAGTAATTAATTGTAGAAATTTAATTATAATTATGACTTCAAATATTGCTGCTGATGTTAAGGAACAATTAGAGCAAATGCCATCAGTCAAGGCTGAATTACTAAAATTCTTAAGTCCAGAATTTGTCAATAGAATTGATGAAGTAATTAAGTTTGCTCATCTAGAACAAGATTCTGTTAATGCTATTGTTGAGTTAGAATTGAACAAATTAGCCGCAAGAATTAAAGAATCTAAGTCTATTTCATTAAAATTTACAGAAAAAGCAGTTGAATTCATAGGCAAAGCTTCATATGATCATCAATTTGGTGCTCGTCCTATTAGAAGATACATTCAAAACAAAGTCGAAGGTCTAATTGCATACAAAATAATTGAAGGCGAAATGATTGCTGATGGCGAATATACCCTAGATATTTTTGCGGGCAATTTTGTTATTAAATAG
- the trmB gene encoding tRNA (guanosine(46)-N7)-methyltransferase TrmB, giving the protein MRLRYDKNAEPKLQASPYMIKENQYPIKLDENCIIEIGMGKGEMIVELARLNPTKTFYGLEKYPTVAAKALKKAEEYQLNNFYIIIADAVNIPDIFVGKASTIWLTFSDPWPKARHFRRRLTYKSFLDLYKIIMDENSILKFKSDNDKLYEFSLESFNENDWKIIDFGEDLHQSSYASKNVMTGYERKWSEQGKNINFIFAKP; this is encoded by the coding sequence ATGAGATTAAGATACGATAAAAATGCCGAACCTAAATTACAGGCTTCACCTTATATGATTAAAGAAAATCAATATCCTATTAAACTAGATGAAAATTGTATTATTGAAATTGGTATGGGTAAAGGTGAAATGATTGTGGAATTAGCGAGATTAAATCCGACTAAAACATTTTATGGATTAGAAAAATATCCAACAGTTGCCGCTAAGGCGCTAAAAAAAGCAGAAGAATATCAATTAAATAATTTTTATATAATTATTGCTGATGCAGTAAATATTCCAGATATTTTTGTAGGTAAGGCTAGCACTATTTGATTAACATTTAGTGATCCATGACCAAAAGCCCGTCATTTCCGCAGAAGGTTAACATATAAATCATTTTTAGATTTATATAAAATAATTATGGATGAAAATTCTATACTAAAATTTAAATCAGATAATGATAAACTATATGAATTTTCCTTAGAATCATTCAACGAAAATGATTGAAAAATAATTGATTTTGGTGAAGATTTACACCAATCATCATACGCAAGTAAAAACGTAATGACAGGCTATGAAAGAAAATGAAGTGAACAAGGAAAAAATATCAATTTCATTTTTGCAAAACCTTAG
- a CDS encoding leucine-rich repeat domain-containing protein yields MKTKNKILLSMGISSMALLPVAAISCQNTKQNIDKDNIDKYFDYEHKDGIYYIKNIKNGVKLKKLIWNSPEQISFKKFENIEKLNTITEIELLKSNIIPEFAFKNFNSLKTVVANKVGLIGKNAFENTGQLVSLNVPNLKAIMEYAFKNSAIRKIDSPNLLEIKDGAFINSKISEINTNKLQKVGIQSFSGAKELKEINAPELKEMGASAFENATSMVKISMPQINSIGFYAFKNTKISEINTGLIQVVNSEMFSGTTLSKIVMPNVTEIRDGAFKENVSLKDVEMPKVKWIGIDSFAKTKFLNSIRNNDGISIYNNIVLDGKQAVGEITLPNVLTIAPEAFKNADKITKISLPNVINIGDHSFQNANHLTAILMPKITELGKSVFENTSITDLNTGLVESISTDSFNGMDKLLNLVVPNAVKVENSAFEKILNLETIELDNVLIVEDHAFNRVKKLKRVKLPKVKTIGKFAFAEAINLEIIEMPNVEEIGEKAFYKTNKLTEAKSNKLINLGSSAFEFNTNLKVVDFPNLITINSSTFKDCSSLTEANIQAVVTVKNQGFKNCSALTKLILPNLVTVGESAFENTEKLNTFEAPKLNSVGNNAFKNSGFIQSLIDKSSNKIAVVNGIILDISQATGEITLSSLTTVPDNLFKDNTKITSIKLPNVTEIGNSAFNGCTALAKISAPKLIKVGDFSFGKTKSLNTFEAPKLNEIGKNSFAGSLLQDNDENYAETGIFLINGILISYDAYGEINKVNEARVIADSLFEDDKDISEFVFSNVEIIGKNAFANSTLTKIEIPNVKHIKANAFKKTNIQFKTSVFPEGFTETDFNNVKKGIEWNKS; encoded by the coding sequence ATGAAAACAAAAAACAAAATTTTATTAAGCATGGGGATATCGTCAATGGCGCTATTACCCGTTGCAGCAATTAGTTGTCAAAACACAAAACAAAATATAGATAAGGATAATATTGACAAATATTTTGATTATGAACATAAGGATGGAATTTACTACATCAAAAATATAAAAAATGGAGTAAAACTAAAAAAACTAATTTGAAATTCACCAGAACAAATTTCATTCAAAAAATTTGAAAATATCGAAAAACTAAACACAATTACCGAAATAGAATTATTGAAATCAAATATTATTCCAGAATTTGCTTTCAAAAACTTTAATTCTTTAAAGACAGTCGTTGCAAATAAAGTTGGATTAATTGGAAAAAACGCATTTGAAAACACTGGCCAGTTAGTTAGCTTAAATGTGCCAAATTTAAAGGCGATTATGGAATATGCTTTTAAAAATTCAGCAATAAGAAAAATAGACTCACCTAATTTGTTAGAAATTAAGGATGGAGCTTTTATCAATTCAAAAATATCTGAAATTAACACAAACAAATTGCAAAAGGTTGGAATACAGAGTTTTAGTGGAGCAAAAGAATTGAAAGAAATTAATGCTCCAGAACTTAAAGAAATGGGAGCAAGCGCTTTTGAGAATGCTACATCTATGGTCAAAATTAGTATGCCACAGATTAACTCAATAGGATTTTATGCATTTAAAAATACGAAAATTTCCGAAATTAACACAGGATTAATTCAAGTAGTTAATAGTGAAATGTTTTCTGGGACAACTCTTTCAAAAATTGTAATGCCTAATGTTACTGAAATCAGAGATGGAGCTTTTAAAGAAAATGTTTCACTAAAAGATGTTGAAATGCCTAAAGTAAAATGAATTGGTATTGATTCATTTGCTAAAACGAAGTTTCTTAATTCAATTAGGAATAATGATGGTATTAGTATCTATAATAATATTGTGTTAGATGGAAAACAAGCTGTTGGTGAAATTACATTACCAAACGTTTTAACAATTGCACCGGAAGCATTTAAAAATGCTGATAAAATAACTAAAATATCATTGCCGAACGTTATAAACATCGGAGATCATTCATTTCAAAATGCAAATCATTTAACAGCAATTCTAATGCCTAAAATCACTGAACTAGGTAAATCAGTTTTTGAAAACACCTCAATAACCGATTTAAATACCGGATTAGTAGAAAGTATATCTACCGACAGTTTTAATGGTATGGACAAATTATTAAATCTTGTTGTGCCTAATGCTGTAAAAGTTGAAAACAGTGCTTTCGAAAAAATATTAAACCTTGAAACAATAGAACTAGATAACGTATTAATTGTAGAAGATCACGCATTCAATCGAGTTAAAAAACTAAAACGAGTTAAATTACCAAAAGTAAAGACAATCGGGAAATTTGCTTTTGCGGAAGCGATTAACTTAGAAATAATCGAAATGCCTAATGTTGAAGAAATTGGGGAAAAAGCTTTCTACAAAACTAATAAATTAACGGAAGCAAAATCAAATAAGTTAATTAATTTAGGTAGTTCTGCCTTCGAATTTAACACCAATCTAAAAGTTGTTGATTTTCCTAATTTGATAACTATAAATTCATCAACATTTAAAGATTGTTCTTCATTAACTGAAGCAAATATTCAAGCAGTAGTAACAGTCAAAAATCAAGGCTTTAAGAATTGTTCAGCATTAACTAAATTAATTCTCCCAAACCTAGTAACAGTAGGTGAAAGTGCATTCGAAAACACAGAAAAACTAAATACGTTTGAAGCACCAAAATTAAATTCAGTGGGAAATAATGCGTTTAAGAATTCAGGATTTATTCAATCATTAATTGATAAATCGTCTAATAAAATTGCGGTGGTTAATGGAATAATTTTAGATATTAGCCAAGCAACAGGTGAAATTACCTTATCCTCATTAACAACTGTCCCTGACAATTTATTTAAAGATAACACAAAAATTACATCAATAAAATTACCAAACGTTACAGAAATAGGTAATTCAGCGTTCAATGGTTGCACGGCTCTAGCTAAAATAAGTGCTCCTAAATTAATTAAAGTTGGGGACTTCTCTTTTGGAAAAACCAAGTCATTAAATACTTTCGAAGCGCCAAAATTAAATGAAATTGGTAAAAACTCTTTTGCAGGTAGTTTATTACAAGATAATGATGAAAATTATGCTGAAACTGGAATATTTTTAATAAATGGTATATTAATATCTTATGATGCATATGGCGAAATAAACAAAGTTAATGAGGCAAGGGTGATAGCAGATAGTTTATTTGAAGATGATAAAGATATAAGTGAATTTGTCTTTTCAAATGTTGAAATCATTGGTAAAAATGCTTTTGCTAACTCAACACTAACAAAAATTGAAATACCTAATGTTAAACATATTAAGGCAAATGCGTTTAAAAAAACAAATATCCAATTTAAGACTTCTGTATTCCCAGAAGGTTTCACAGAAACAGATTTTAACAATGTAAAAAAGGGAATTGAGTGAAATAAATCTTAA